The following coding sequences are from one Halorubrum sp. BOL3-1 window:
- a CDS encoding cell surface protein, producing the protein MPQVKITVPEHLEMQIAQMVEEGEFLNREEAVEELLSTGIKAYKTSGPRDDDDSGGFEDEGMMGHEDEYVF; encoded by the coding sequence ATGCCACAAGTGAAGATAACGGTGCCGGAGCATCTGGAGATGCAGATCGCCCAGATGGTCGAGGAGGGAGAGTTCCTCAACCGGGAGGAGGCGGTCGAGGAACTGCTGTCGACGGGGATCAAGGCGTACAAGACGAGCGGACCGAGGGACGACGACGACTCCGGCGGGTTCGAGGACGAGGGGATGATGGGCCACGAAGACGAGTACGTCTTCTGA
- a CDS encoding UPF0058 family protein, which translates to MHKDELLELHEQMVTIMEHFRAEETVDGSLFDPYDELDVDPSHVHKSKSEHKHAVFVLGNALANAMSEDEFSPAGRVGKRMEELADDAENKI; encoded by the coding sequence ATGCACAAAGACGAGCTGCTCGAACTCCACGAACAGATGGTGACGATCATGGAGCACTTCCGCGCGGAGGAGACGGTCGACGGGTCGCTTTTCGACCCCTACGACGAGCTGGACGTCGACCCCTCGCACGTTCACAAATCGAAGAGCGAACACAAACACGCCGTGTTCGTCCTCGGCAACGCCTTGGCGAACGCGATGAGCGAAGACGAGTTCTCGCCCGCGGGCCGCGTCGGGAAGCGGATGGAGGAGCTGGCCGACGACGCCGAGAACAAGATCTGA
- a CDS encoding rhomboid family intramembrane serine protease — protein sequence MVAEALTSDAVHLAAGAAGVVAALAAVYLVDRPTGDWTRALRSRLLLGVPWGTLVVVAGVIAVYLFVQSGIDDPNRPVVIPFRSWSYFYPEGLLWSSFAHSGRGHVTGNLLSALVAGGLAEYAYGHFPGGREVDDADRLSVRIRRLPGQLRTLPRRIRRLPTRTAAVESPGSNPYVRAFLIVPGVAVAFGLGSALFALGPVIGFSGVVFAYWGFALVVRPVAAVVAMAGTTLVGVLYDALRVPVAFAEASPSYGAPSWANIAIQGHALGLVGGALIAVVFLRRRTREPSDGHREPSDKRHDADSTAGRWRRHPSATAANRGSDADATGQSALVVFGALLLFGASRRLWAVYWYLGNERYELYRAVGVGLLALLGAVVAVAAVSRDEPVWPARAVPDPETLRGGVRSATPAAIGLFLLLAALAVVAGPGVVPNLAAVDDGDLPGDPIEVEGYQVTYAENVEDRLVSVVDVEAFGRSTSVNTSGVIVSDPDREIWTTAVSKGNLAFWGYRAVDLGGAGWRETVWVQRVGWVAADGGPTYRVDAVRNETRRTLFTSGPARAEPRIDGRNVTVAATEKGFELRVDGPDGNASAPLPAANESVTLRGVELLREGDAVFAQRGETRVRVAQRERYEGRQ from the coding sequence ATGGTCGCGGAGGCGCTGACGTCGGACGCCGTTCACCTCGCCGCGGGGGCCGCGGGCGTCGTCGCCGCGCTCGCCGCGGTGTACCTCGTCGACCGGCCGACCGGCGACTGGACGCGAGCGCTGCGCTCGCGGCTGCTCCTCGGCGTCCCGTGGGGGACGCTGGTCGTGGTCGCGGGCGTGATCGCGGTGTACCTGTTCGTCCAGTCGGGGATCGACGACCCGAACCGACCCGTCGTGATCCCGTTCCGGTCGTGGTCGTACTTCTACCCGGAGGGGCTCCTCTGGTCCAGCTTCGCGCACTCGGGCCGCGGGCACGTCACCGGAAACCTCCTGTCCGCGCTCGTCGCCGGCGGCCTCGCGGAGTACGCGTACGGCCACTTCCCGGGCGGACGCGAGGTCGACGACGCGGACCGCCTCTCCGTCCGAATCCGGCGACTTCCGGGTCAACTACGGACCCTTCCGCGACGGATCCGGCGCCTACCGACTCGGACGGCCGCCGTCGAGTCGCCGGGGTCGAACCCCTACGTCCGGGCGTTCCTGATCGTCCCCGGCGTCGCGGTCGCGTTCGGTCTCGGCTCCGCGCTGTTCGCGCTGGGACCGGTGATCGGCTTCTCCGGCGTCGTGTTCGCGTACTGGGGGTTCGCGCTGGTCGTCCGGCCCGTCGCCGCGGTCGTCGCGATGGCGGGGACGACGCTCGTGGGCGTCCTCTACGACGCCCTCCGGGTACCGGTGGCGTTCGCGGAGGCGTCCCCCTCGTACGGCGCGCCGAGCTGGGCGAACATCGCGATCCAGGGGCACGCGCTCGGACTCGTCGGCGGGGCGCTGATCGCGGTCGTTTTCCTTCGGCGGCGGACCAGAGAACCGAGCGACGGACACCGGGAACCGAGCGACAAGCGCCATGACGCGGACTCGACCGCAGGGAGGTGGCGGCGCCACCCGAGCGCGACCGCGGCGAACCGCGGTTCCGACGCGGACGCGACCGGGCAATCCGCGCTCGTCGTCTTCGGCGCGCTGCTCCTGTTTGGCGCCTCGCGCCGGCTGTGGGCGGTGTACTGGTACCTCGGAAACGAGCGGTACGAACTGTACCGCGCGGTCGGGGTCGGACTGCTCGCCCTGCTGGGCGCGGTCGTCGCCGTCGCCGCCGTCTCGCGCGACGAGCCGGTGTGGCCGGCCCGGGCGGTCCCCGACCCGGAGACGCTCCGAGGGGGGGTCCGGTCCGCGACGCCCGCCGCGATCGGTCTCTTTCTGCTCCTCGCGGCGCTCGCGGTCGTCGCGGGACCGGGCGTCGTCCCGAACCTCGCCGCCGTCGACGACGGCGACCTCCCCGGCGACCCGATCGAGGTGGAGGGCTATCAGGTGACCTACGCAGAGAACGTCGAAGACCGGCTCGTGAGCGTCGTCGACGTGGAGGCGTTCGGTCGGTCGACCTCGGTAAACACGTCGGGAGTGATCGTCAGCGACCCGGACCGCGAGATATGGACGACGGCCGTCTCGAAGGGGAACCTCGCGTTCTGGGGGTACCGCGCGGTCGACCTCGGGGGGGCGGGCTGGCGCGAGACCGTCTGGGTCCAGCGGGTCGGCTGGGTCGCCGCCGACGGCGGCCCGACCTACCGAGTGGACGCGGTCCGGAACGAGACCAGACGGACGCTGTTCACGAGCGGGCCGGCGCGGGCCGAACCCCGGATCGACGGCCGCAACGTTACCGTCGCGGCGACGGAGAAAGGGTTCGAACTGCGGGTCGACGGTCCCGACGGAAACGCGAGCGCCCCGCTTCCGGCGGCGAACGAGTCGGTGACGCTCCGGGGCGTCGAGCTGCTCCGGGAGGGCGACGCCGTGTTCGCGCAGCGCGGTGAGACGCGCGTGCGGGTCGCGCAGCGGGAGCGGTACGAGGGCCGACAGTAG
- a CDS encoding METTL5 family protein, with the protein MATKRSLATKLGVVAGFERPDAALEQYPTPPDLAAHVVHLADLHGDVDGRTVIDLGAGTGMLALAAALRGPARVVGLELDGDALAVARANERRVATSAPVHWVRGDATRPPLAVAEPATVVMNPPFGAHEGNRNADRAFLAVASDLAAVSYSVHNAGSREFVEAFAADEGGEVTHAFAAEFRIEAQFDHHTDEARDVDTEVYRIEWV; encoded by the coding sequence ATGGCGACGAAGCGGTCGCTCGCGACGAAGCTCGGCGTCGTCGCCGGCTTCGAGCGCCCGGACGCCGCCCTCGAACAGTACCCGACGCCCCCCGACCTGGCCGCCCACGTCGTCCACCTCGCGGACCTCCACGGCGACGTCGACGGCCGAACGGTGATCGATCTTGGCGCCGGGACCGGGATGCTCGCGCTGGCCGCGGCGCTGCGCGGTCCCGCCCGCGTCGTCGGTCTCGAACTCGACGGCGACGCGCTTGCCGTCGCGCGAGCCAACGAGCGCCGCGTCGCGACCAGCGCGCCGGTTCACTGGGTCCGCGGCGACGCCACGCGTCCCCCGCTCGCCGTGGCCGAGCCGGCGACGGTCGTGATGAACCCCCCGTTCGGCGCACACGAGGGGAACCGCAACGCCGACCGCGCGTTCCTCGCGGTCGCGAGCGACCTCGCGGCCGTCTCCTACTCGGTCCACAACGCCGGCAGCCGGGAGTTCGTCGAAGCGTTCGCCGCCGACGAGGGCGGCGAGGTAACCCACGCGTTCGCGGCCGAGTTCCGGATCGAAGCGCAGTTCGACCACCACACCGACGAGGCGCGTGACGTCGACACCGAAGTGTACCGGATCGAGTGGGTGTGA
- a CDS encoding transcription initiation factor IIB family protein, which translates to MERPSRQRQREQDTEQETDESTVACPECDSENIVTDADQELVCEDCGLVLDERNIDRGPEWRAFNHSERQSKSRVGAPITETMHDKGLTTTIDWKDKDAYGRSLSSEKRSQMHRLRKWQERIRTKDAGERNLQFALSEIDRMASALGVPRSVREVASVIYRRALNEDLIRGRSIEGVSTAALYAACRQEGIPRSLDEVADVSRVPQKEIGRTYRYISQELGLELRPVDPKQFVPRFGSALELSEEVQSKATEIIDVSAEQGLLSGKSPTGFAAAAIYAASLLCNEKKTQREVADVAQVTEVTIRNRYQEQIEAMGFR; encoded by the coding sequence ATGGAACGTCCGAGTCGCCAGCGCCAACGAGAGCAGGACACGGAGCAGGAAACGGACGAATCGACGGTTGCCTGTCCGGAGTGTGACTCGGAGAACATCGTTACCGACGCCGACCAGGAGTTGGTCTGTGAGGACTGCGGCCTCGTCTTAGACGAGCGGAACATCGACCGCGGGCCGGAGTGGCGGGCGTTCAATCACTCGGAGCGGCAGTCGAAGTCGCGCGTCGGCGCCCCGATCACGGAGACGATGCACGACAAGGGGCTGACGACGACGATCGACTGGAAGGACAAGGACGCGTACGGGCGGTCGCTCTCCTCGGAGAAGCGCTCCCAGATGCACCGCCTGCGCAAGTGGCAGGAGCGCATCCGGACCAAGGACGCGGGCGAGCGCAACCTTCAGTTCGCGCTCTCGGAGATCGACCGCATGGCCAGCGCGCTCGGCGTACCGCGGTCGGTACGCGAAGTAGCGTCCGTCATTTATCGACGGGCGTTGAACGAGGACCTCATCCGCGGGCGCTCGATCGAGGGCGTCTCCACCGCTGCGCTGTACGCCGCCTGCCGACAGGAGGGGATCCCTCGCAGCCTCGACGAGGTCGCGGACGTCTCCCGGGTCCCGCAAAAAGAGATCGGTCGGACGTATCGGTACATCTCCCAGGAGTTGGGGTTGGAGCTGAGGCCGGTCGACCCCAAGCAGTTCGTCCCCCGCTTCGGGTCCGCGCTCGAACTGAGCGAGGAGGTCCAGTCGAAGGCGACCGAGATCATCGACGTCTCCGCCGAACAGGGACTGCTCTCCGGAAAATCACCGACCGGCTTCGCGGCCGCCGCCATCTACGCGGCCTCGCTGCTCTGTAATGAGAAGAAGACCCAGCGCGAGGTCGCGGATGTCGCGCAGGTCACCGAGGTCACCATCCGGAACCGATATCAAGAACAGATCGAAGCGATGGGCTTCAGGTAG
- a CDS encoding universal stress protein → MYSEILVPTDGSPASDAAIEHAIDLADRYDARLHALYVVDGGAYSSLEAGAEVVVDALESEGREATERVSDAAAAGGVECVTTVASGTAYQSIHDYVDEHGIDVVVMGTHGRKGLDRYLLGSVTERVVRTSDVPVLTVRQPTDE, encoded by the coding sequence ATGTACTCAGAGATCCTCGTTCCGACGGACGGAAGCCCGGCGTCGGACGCCGCGATCGAACACGCGATCGACCTCGCTGACCGGTACGACGCCCGGCTCCACGCGCTGTACGTCGTCGACGGTGGGGCGTACTCCAGCCTAGAGGCCGGGGCGGAGGTCGTCGTCGACGCGCTCGAATCCGAGGGCAGGGAGGCGACGGAACGAGTGTCTGACGCCGCCGCCGCCGGCGGCGTCGAGTGCGTCACCACCGTCGCGTCCGGGACCGCGTATCAGTCGATCCACGACTACGTCGACGAACACGGCATCGACGTCGTCGTGATGGGGACCCACGGTCGGAAGGGACTCGACCGCTACCTCCTGGGAAGCGTCACCGAGCGCGTCGTCCGCACCTCGGACGTCCCGGTGTTGACCGTCCGACAGCCGACAGATGAGTAG